A stretch of DNA from Hoeflea ulvae:
GTCAACATTCGCACTTCTGATATCTCCAGGAGCCCTCACGGGTCTCCCTTCACAGACTTACAGAACGCTCCGCTACCACGTGCAGTAAACTGCACATCCTCAGCTTCGGTGCATGGCTTTAGCCCCGGTACATTTTCGGCGCAAGACCCCTTAATTAGACCAGTGAGCTGTTACGCTTTCTTTAAATGATGGCTGCTTCTAAGCCAACATCCTGGTTGTTTTGGGAGTCTCACATCCTTTCCCACTTAGCCATGACTTGGGGACCTTAGATGGAGGTCAGGGTTGTTTCCCTTTCCACGACGGACGTTAGCACCCGCCGTGTGTCTGCCGATTAGTACTCCTCGGTATTCGGAGTTTGGTTAGGATCAGTAAGACGGTGAGTCCCCATAGCCCATCCAGTGCTCTACCCCCGAGGGTATTCGATCGACGCACTACCTAAATAGTTTTCGCGGAGAACCAGCTATCTCCGAGTTTGATTGGCCTTTCACCCCTAACCACAAGTCATCCCAATCTATTGCAACAGATGCGGGTTCGGTCCTCCAGTTGGTGTTACCCAACCTTCAACCTGCTCATGGCTAGATCACTCGGTTTCGGGTCTAATGCAACAAACTAATCGCCCTATTAAGACTCGCTTTCGCTGCGCCTACACCTATCGGCTTAAGCTTGCTAGCTGCACTAAGTCGTTGACCCATTATACAAAAGGTACGCCGTCACCCTTGCGGGCTCCGACTGCTTGTAGGCATCCGGTTTCAGGAACTATTTCACTCCCCTTGTCGGGGTGCTTTTCACCTTTCCCTCACGGTACTTGTTCGCTATCGGTCATGCACGAGTACTTAGGCTTGGAGGGTGGTCCCCCCACGTTCAGACAGGATTTCACGTGTCCCGCCTTACTCTAGGACAAGATTAAGGATTACGTGTACGGGGCTATCACCCGCTACGGCCGAACTTTCCAGATCGTTCCACTTTACTTAACCATGCCACTGGCCTGGTCCGCGTTCGCTCGCCGCTACTGACGGAGTCTCGGTTGATGTCCTTTCCTACGGGTACTTAGATGTTTCAGTTCCCCGCGTTCGCTTCTTACCCCTATGTATTCAGAGTAAGATACCTTGTAACGATACCTAGAAACCATTGCAGTTATCAGCGTGATCGCCTGGAGCAAGCTCCACACAACCGGCCTGCGCCATCCACGTGAGCAGACAACGCCGGCTAAACCGACAACTATAATGATTTTCTAGGCATCTAAGGTGGGTTTCCCCATTCGGAAATCCACGGATCAAAGCTTATTCGCAGCTCCCCGTGGCTTATCGCAGCGTATCACGTCCTTCATCGCCTGTGCATGCCAAGGCATCCACCGAATGCCCTTATAACGCTTGATCATTCTCATTGCCAATGCCCATCCATATTTGCCTGGCTTGGCAAACCTGATCCACTCGCTTGCGCTCATGGGGTGCCAAACTGAGCCTGCTTCCAGATCACAAGTGATTGGAAACACCGAATGGCCCGGACCCTTGCAAGGGTCAAAGCCATTCAAAAAACCAGAGCTACCTTTTACAGCTCTCGTTATGTCAGATGTCATCGACGTGTTCGGACCCTGCCTATCCGATAAACGCGCCGGCGTTCATCAGGCATGGGTCCTTAAGACCAGCTTCTCGAGATTTGTCCGGTGACGCGCGGTCAGGCAACGCCAATCAGATCATTTGATGCATGAAGCAAGCTTCAAACAGCAAACAACCCATCTGACAGGCTTACCTATCTTGCTCCAGACCCTCATCCCGTGTCGAGCCGGCTAGGCAATCAACAGGATTCAAACGGGTCCGGGCTCGAACGTGAACCACCTAAGCGGTCACACCTGGAAGCCTCCAGACAATATCTTCTCTTTACGATGTATCAGAACAGGCGAAAGACCGAAGTCTCACGCAATTTGTGTTTTTCTTGCAAGGATGACGTGTCTCAGACCGCTTCGCGCTCTTGGCGCTTGCTGCGCAAACGCCTGGCGCGCCAACGTCGTGTCCGCTTGCGCGGAACGACTTGGTGGAGCTTATCGGGATCGAACCGATGACCCCCTGCTTGCAAAGCAGGTGCTCTCCCAGCTGAGCTAAAGCCCCAGTTGATTTTGCCTCGCAAAATCGACGTCGCGCCGACAGCAATTTATCGAAGATAAATGCGTCAGGCGCAAGGCCAATGCAAAGCAACAACCGGATCCATATCCAAAACCACACTCAAACCACAGCCAAGGCTCTCGACGTCGCTCACTTCGTGAGCTTGTCTGCCGCCTTGTCGACGTCGGCAGCGAAGCTGCCTTGTCTTTGGTGGGCCCGGGTAGATTCGAACTACCGACCTCACCCTTATCAGGGGTGCGCTCTAACCAACTGAGCTACGGGCCCATGTCGAGCGAAGCGACGGCGTCGTGCTGACAGGCGATTGCGAAGCAAACGCCGAGAAGCACTGCCGCGCACCCAACCAGCGGGTTCGAACCAGAACAGGTGTGGTTCGTCATCCTTGAAGAAAGAGAAACGTAGACGGCGGGCCGACTAGTCTGGTTTGGACCGGAATGACTTTCCAGTCCGTGTTCTAACAAGAGGTTTTTACATCTCTCTGTAAACAGAGCTGACAAAAACCGCTTCCTTAGAAAGGAGGTGATCCAGCCGCAGGTTCCCCTACGGCTACCTTGTTACGACTTCACCCCAGTCGCTGACCCTACCGTGGTCGACTGCCTCCCTTGCGGGTTAGCGCATCGCCTTCGGGTAGAACCAACTCCCATGGTGTGACGGGCGGTGTGTACAAGGCCCGGGAACGTATTCACCGCGGCATGCTGATCCGCGATTACTAGCGATTCCAACTTCATGGGGTCGAGTTGCAGACCCCAATCCGAACTGAGATGGTTTTTGGAGATTAGCTCGACGTTGCCGTCTCGCTGCCCACTGTCACCACCATTGTAGCACGTGTGTAGCCCAGCCCGTAAGGGCCATGAGGACTTGACGTCATCTTCACCTTCCTCGCGGCTTATCACCGGCAGTCCCCTTAGAGTGCCCAACTGAATGCTGGCAACTAAGGGCGAAGGTTGCGCTCGTTGCGGGACTTAACCCAACATCTCACGACACGAGCTGACGACAGCCATGCAGCACCTGTCACCGATCCAGCCGAACTGAAGGAATCCATCTCTGGAAACCGCGATCGGGATGTCAAGGGCTGGTAAGGTTCTGCGCGTTGCTTCGAATTAAACCACATGCTCCACCGCTTGTGCGGGCCCCCGTCAATTCCTTTGAGTTTTAATCTTGCGACCGTACTCCCCAGGCGGAATGTTTAATGCGTTAGCTGCGCCACCGAACAGTAAACTGCCCGACGGCTAACATTCATCGTTTACGGCGTGGACTACCAGGGTATCTAATCCTGTTTGCTCCCCACGCTTTCGCACCTCAGCGTCAGTATCGAGCCAGTGAGCCGCCTTCGCCACTGGTGTTCCTCCGAATATCTACGAATTTCACCTCTACACTCGGAATTCCACTCACCTCTCTCGAACTCAAGATCGCCAGTATGAAAGGCAGTTCCAGGGTTGAGCCCTGGGATTTCACCCCTCACTTAACGATCCGCCTACGTGCGCTTTACGCCCAGTAATTCCGAACAACGCTAGCCCCCTTCGTATTACCGCGGCTGCTGGCACGAAGTTAGCCGGGGCTTCTTCTCCGGTTACCGTCATTATCTTCACCGGTGAAAGAGCTTTACAACCCTAGGGCCTTCTTCACTCACGCGGCATGGCTGGATCAGGCTTGCGCCCATTGTCCAATATTCCCCACTGCTGCCTCCCGTAGGAGTCTGGGCCGTGTCTCAGTCCCAGTGTGGCTGATCATCCTCTCAGACCAGCTATGGATCGTCGCCTTGGTAGGCCTTTACCCCACCAACTAGCTAATCCAACGCGGGCTCATCCATCTCCGATAAATCTTTCCCCCGAAGGGCGTATACGGTATTAGCAGTCGTTTCCAACTGTTGTTCCGTAGAGATGGGTAGATTCCCACGCGTTACTCACCCGTCTGCCGCTCCTCTTGCGAGGCGCTCGACTTGCATGTGTTAAGCCTGCCGCCAGCGTTCGTTCTGAGCCAGGATCAAACTCTCAAGTTGAGTAATTTGATTTTGGCTTTATGGTCACGCATTCATTGACGAGAACTTCACACAGCGCATCCAATTGCTCGGACACGCATTGTGTAACTTCTCTTGAAACGTGACCGCCAAAGTCTGGTTTGGCTCCCTTTACTCGACACAAGGTCAAGCTCCGGAAACCGTCGACTACCGCCGCCCACGTTTCTCTTTCTTCAATATTCAATTGTCAAAGATCTGATCCCAATCGCTTGAAATCATTGGCGTCTCAGCAACTTGCCTTGGGCCATTCCGAAAACCAATTCCTTGGTCTTCTTCCTAACTTGAGGGCGAACTCGTTGGCGCCAGCGGCGCGCCGCCCTCGTTGTTGAGCGCTTTATAGGGGCCACCCCTCCAAGGAGTCAACAACTCATTTTCACAAATTTCGTTTTTTTCGACGCCGCGTGGCGCGTCCCGGCCCGGCCCCGGCATTTGCGGCCCCCTATAGGTATAAAGTGCGGTTTTCGCGCTCTCTGTGCCTTATCGCTGCCGGATTTTCCGCTACACCCTGTCCACCCCTGCCCGTGCGGGCTCACATTCCGGGTCTGGCCGAATCAAGACTTCCGGTTTGACTCGCGCACGATCGCAGGGCACATCTGCTTCATGCCATGGCCCACCCCCGGGCCGGGTTCAACTCCCTGGAGGAACAATGCCGAACGACGAGTTTCTTGCGCGGCAGATGGGCGATCAACCGCCGCTGCTCGCCGGTGGCCGCAAGCCGCCGGACAAACGCGAGATCTCGCTGCGCTGGCTGTCGGGTACCTTCATGACCGGCATCACCTCCAGCCTGCTGATGGGCGTGGCCCTGTTCGGTGCGCTGGAAGGCCGCGAACAGCTGGCAATCCCCGCCGAAGCCCTGGCCGCAGCCGATATCGGCTCCAGCGTAACCGGGTCGGTGGAAAAGGGCTCGCGCCTGGTGCAGTCCGTTGTCACCGCCAAACCGGTTGACCGGGCGATCATGGAAGTCTCGACCATGGTGCGCGACGGTGACCGCGACGTCGTGCGCCGCCAGCCCTTTGCCCATGTCAAAATCGCGCTCGCCGCCAACCATCCCGGCGCCTCGGCCAAGACCTATCCGCGCTTCGATCCGCTCAAGATATTTTCCGCCGGCGACACCGAAGCCGCCTCAAGCGTCAGGACCGGCGTCATCTATGGTGCCGAGGTTGATTCGGAAATCAGCCTGCGCTCCGTCGACTTCCCGCTGGAAGCGCCGCCGCACCCCTTTGCCGCCTCAATGACGCTGGATGAGGCCGAAGAGACCGTGCGCACCAATGGTTCGGTGCTGACCGACGGCACGGTGCAGCTGGCATCGCTCAATTATGTCGATCCGCGGCGCTTCGTCTCCAATCACCTCGAGCTCGATTTCAGCGCCAGTCTCAATGCAAGGGTGATTGCCGAAAATGTCTCGGTCGCCTCCTATGTGCCGACGGGGCTGGATCGGGTCGAATATATCGACGACATCATCCCGGTGCGCAAATCGGCGCATCTGTCCGACATTCTCGACGGCGCCGGCTATTCCACCGAACAATATGACGCGGCCAAGGCCACCCTGGCGGGACATATCAAGATCGACAAGATCCCCGATCAGACGGTGATTCGCGTCGGCGTCGAGCAGTCCGGTGAAAGCACGCGGGTGATCCGCATGAGCGTGTATCACAAGGCCAAGCATGTGATCACCGTCGCGCTCTCCGATCACAACGGCTTCGTGCTCGGCAATGAGCCGCCGCCGACCCCCGCCGTCAGATCGGCCTTCGACGACACCGCGACACCGGTCGCCGCCGGGCGTGACCTGCCCAATATCTATGACGGGATCTATCGCGCCGGTTTGTTCTACGGCATGTCCACCGACATGATCGGCCAGATCATCCGCATGCTGGCCAGCAATGTCGACTTCCAGTCCCCGTTAAAGCCGACCGACACGCTGGAGGCATTCTTCTCGGTGACCGACGAGAGCGGTGCTGCGACCGAGGAGTCCGAGCTGCTGTTCGTCAATGCGAAATTCGGCAGCAACACCGTCCGGCTTTACCGGTTCCAGCACCCCGAAGACAATTCGATCGACTATTATGACGAGGAAGGCCGCAGCGCCCAGCAATTCCTGCTGCGCAATCCGGTGCCCAACGGCAAGTTCCGCTCCGGATTCGGCATGCGCCGCCACCCGATCCTGAAATATTCCCGCATGCACACCGGCGTCGACTGGTCGGCGCCGCGCGGCACCCCGATCATTGCCGCCGGCAATGGCGTGGTCGAGAAGGCCGGCTGGGATTCGGGCGGCTACGGCCGGCAAACCATCATTCGTCACGCAAATGGCTATGTCTCGAGCTATTCGCACCAGAATTCGATCGCCAAGGGCATCAAACCCGGCGCCCGGGTGCGTCAGGGCCAGGTCATCGGCGCGGTCGGGTCAACCGGATTGTCCACCGGGCCGCATCTGCATTACGAGCTGATCGTCAATGGCAACAAGGTTGACGCCATGCGGATCAGGCTTCCGGACGGAAAATCGCTCAAGGACGAGGCCTATGTGATGTTCGCCCGCGAGCGCGACCGGATCAACACACTGCTCGGCATCGAGATGGCCAACAAGGAAATCGCCAGCCGCTGAGTGCAATCCGGGCCGCCCTTTGCACGGCATGGGCCGGCGGCGGCATTACCCTGGAATACAAAAAGGCGGGCCCGAAGACCCGCCTTTCCCTGCAGTGTAACAAGCCGGATTTACGCGGCTTCGCCATGGACAGCGGCGTCATCGGCCGGCTTCTCGTCCGAAATCGAGAACACCAGCCGGTCAGAACCGGCACTAACCCGGACCTGGGTGCCCTCGCCGACTTCACCGAGCAGGATCTTCTCGGCCAGCGGGTCCTGCACATATTTCTGCACAACCCGCTTGAGCGGACGCGCGCCATAGGCCGGGTCATAGCCCTTCTCGGCCAGCCAGTCGCGGGCCTCGTCGTCAAGCTTGACCTCGATCTTGCGGTCCACCAGCAGCTTGCCGAGGCGGCTGAGCTGGATGTCGACAATGGCGCCCATTTCAGACCGGCGCAGCCGATGGAACAGGATGATCTCGTCGATCCGGTTGAGGAATTCCGGCCGGAACGCCGAGCGCACGACGCCCATCACATCCTCGCGGGCCGCATCGGCATCCTGGTCGTCGCTCAGCGCTGCCAGATACTCCGATCCCAGATTGGAGGTCATCACGATCAGCGTGTTGCGGAAATCGACCGTACGCCCCTGACCATCGGTCAGCCGGCCGTCATCAAGCACCTGCAGCAGCACGTTGAAGACATCCGGATGCGCCTTTTCGATCTCGTCGAACAGGATCACCTGGTAAGGCCTGCGCCGCACCGCTTCGGTCAGCGCACCGCCTTCGTCATAGCCGACATAGCCCGGAGGCGCCCCGATCAGGCGCGAGACCGAATGCTTCTCCATATATTCGGACATGTCCATGCGGATCAGCGCGGTCTCGTCATCGAACAGGAATTCGGCCAGGGCCTTGGTCAGTTCGGTCTTGCCGACCCCGGTGGGTCCCAGGAAGATGAACGAGCCCATCGGACGATTGGGATCCTGCAGACCCGCACGCGCCCGCCGGACCGCCTTGGACACCGCCTGAACCGCTTCGCCCTGGCCGACAACACGCTTGCCGATCTCGTCTTCCATCCTGAGCAGCTTGTCACGCTCGCCTTCCAGCATCCGGTCGACCGGAATGCCGGTCCAGCGCGAGACAATATGGGCGATATGATCCGGCGTCACGGTCTCCTCGACCATGCCGGCCGCATCGCCTTCGGCATGCGCTTCCGCTTCCTCGATCTGCCGCTCGAGCGCGGGGATCTCGGCATAGGCCAGTTCGCCGGCACGCTGATATTCGCCACTGCGCTGGGCGATGGCCAGATCGTTGCGGGCTTCCTCGAGCTTCAGCTTGAGATCGGCGGCGAGGCCGAGCTTGTGCTTCTCGGACTGCCAGCGCGCAGTCAGCGAATCGGACTTTTCCTCAATGTCGGACAGTTCCCGGTCGAGCCGGTCAAGCCGGTCCTTCGAGGCCTGGTCGGTTTCCTTCTTCAGCGCCTCGCGCTCGATCTTGAGCTGCATGATCCGGCGGTCGAGCTCATCGAGCTCTTCCGGCTTGGAATCGACCTGCATCCTCAGCCGCGCCGCCGATTCATCGACCAGGTCGATGGCCTTGTCGGGCAGGAACCGGTCGGTGATGTAACGGTTGGAAAGCACGGCCGCCGAGACCAGCGCCGAATCGCTGATTCGCACCTTGTGATGCTGCTCGTATTTTTCCTTGAGCCCGCGCAGGATCGAAATCGTGTCCTCGATCGTCGGCTCTTCCACCGTCACCGGCTGGAACCGGCGGGCAAGGGCCGCGTCCTTTTCCACATGCTTGCGATATTCATCAAGCGTGGTCGCGCCGACGCAGTGCAGCTCGCCGCGCGCAAGCGCCGGCTTGAGCAGGTTGGAGGCATCCATGGCGCCATCGGCCTTGCCGGCGCCGACCAGCGTGTGCATCTCGTCGATGAACAGGATGATCTCGCCATTGTCGGCCTGGATTTCCGACAGCACCGCCTTGAGCCGTTCCTCGAACTCGCCGCGATATTTCGCGCCGGCGATCAGGGAGCCCATGTCGAGCGCCATCAGACGCTTGTCCTTGAGCGATTCGGGCACGTCGCCATTGACGATCCGGAGCGCCAGGCCTTCGGCGATCGCGGTCTTGCCGACGCCGGGCTCGCCGATCAGCACCGGGTTGTTCTTGGTCCGGCGTGAGAGCACTTGGATGGTCCGGCGAATCTCGTCATCGCGACCGATCACCGGATCGAGCTTGCCTTCGCGCGCGGCCTCGGTCAGGTCGCGGGCATATTTCTTCAGTGCATCGAAGCCCTGCTCGGCGCCGGCGCTGTCCGCGGTCCGGCCCTTGCGGATTTCGTTGATCGCCTGGTTGAGGGCCTGGGCCGTCAATCCGGCATTTGTCAGGATCTTCGAGGTTCCAGCCGAGGATTCGATCACCAGCGCCAGCAACAGCCGCTCGACCGTGACAAAGCTGTCGCCGGCCTTCTTGGCGGCCTCTTCGGCAGTGTCGAACACCTTGGCCACCGGCTGCGACAGATAGAGCTGGCCATTGCCGCCGGTGACTTTCGGCAGCTTCGCCAGTGCCGCCTCATTGGCAAGCCGCACATCGGCGGGCCGTCCGCCGGCACGCTCGATCAGCGATGACGCCATGCCCTGGTCATCATCCATCAGCACCTTGAGCAGATGCTCCGGCATGAATTGCTGGTGGCCGTCGGCCAGGGCCTTCGATTGCGCCGATTGAATGAAACCGCGAACGCGTTCCGAGTATTTCTCAATGTTCATGAATATCTCCAATTCATGTCACGCCCGCTGTTTTCGGCACGTGACAGTCGCCAGGAAAGGCCCCCGATAGCGGCGAGCCCGATTGATATTTCAAATATGGGGATTCATATGCGTGTTAAAAAGTATCTTTGAGCAATAAAAAACCCCGGTTGCTGGCAACCGGGGTCTGATCATGCGTCTGGCAAGGGATGCTTACTCTGCAGCTTCGGGTTCTACTGCCGCAGGCGCAGCACCGGCCGATGGCGCAGCCTCCGCACCATCTTCGACGCGAACCCGCTTGGGCCGTCCGCGACGGCGCGGTGCCGGACGTGGGGCATCCGATTCAGGGTTTCCTGACCGATCGCCACTTCCGCCGGCACGCCTTCGATCACCGGCTGCGGTGCGTCGGCATCATAGACAGGCTTCGGCTGCGGCGCGGCGCGCGGCGCGCGGGGCTCCTGCCGTTCGCTGCGTTCGCCACGGTCCGGGCGGTCGCTGCGATCGCCGCGGTCCTGGCGTTCGCCACGATCCGGACGCGGCTGCCGCTCGGAGCGGGCCGGCTGCTCGGAACGCGACTGCTGCTGGTCGCGGTCGCTGCGCTGATCCTGGCTGTTGCCGTCATTGTCGTCATCTGAATCGCGGTCATCATCGTCCTGATCCTGCGAATCGCGCGCTTGCGACCCGGTGTCATCGCGCTGAAACCGTTCCTGCATCTGGGCCTGGGCCGTCAGGATGATCCGGTTGTAATGCTCGGCATGCTGCAAATAATTCTCGGCCATGACGCGGTCACCGGAACTTTGCGCATCGCGCGCAAGGTTCATGTATTTCTCGGCCACGTGCTGGGCGGTGCCTCGGATCTTCACATCGGGACCGGAGCTGTCATAGGAGCGCGACAGCGGATTCTGGCCCTTGCGATTGTTACCGCCTCCGCCATTGTTGTTATTGCTTCCGCTACGTCCGCGACCGCGCTTGTTTTGCTGTCCTGGCCTCATTCGATAGTCACCTGGTTGTGTTCCTGAAAAATCTGTTGGGCGCCTTTGCCGAAAAACCCGGCTCGCAAGTTGCGCCGCGACATAGGATCGTCCACCGATCCCGTCACTGTTATGGGTTCAAATGCAGATACCCGCGCCAGAGGCTGTCCTGCGAACCTGCCGCCAATTTGGCGGGTCCCGGGAACCGAGCCACGTCGGATCGAATCTGTTTCAAGACTTGCTATCCAGCGCTGACCGGGAAACTAGCCATGTTTGTCAGCAATTCCAAGCCTTTTCTTGCCTGTTCCGTCAAAAGTCGGTGCTGGTGATTTTTGAGGGGCCGGATAATTTGAAACAAAGCACCCTCTCGACCCCGCCCAGATCGGCAAAAACGCCGCTCCGTTCAAAGCCGGCCTCAATGAAAAGTGCGCTGACCTCGTCTTTCTGGCCGATTCCGATTTCCAGCGCCACCTCGCCGGCACTCTCAAGCCGATCCGCCGCCTGCGCTGCGATGATGCGGTAGGCCGCGAGTCCATCGGCGCCTCCGTCCAGAGCCAGCTCCGGATCATGCTCCCTCACCTCGCGCGAGAGCCCGGCCAGATCGGCGGTCGGGATATAGGGCGGGTTGGAGACGATCAGGTCAAACCGCTCCTTGAGACCCGAAAGCCAGTCACCCGTTTTTGCCCTGTAGCGGTCCGAAAGCCCGAGCCGGCGGGCATTCTCGCTGGCGGTCGTAACCGCCTCCTCCGACAGATCGATGCCCAGGCACTGCGCATCCGGACATTCCGCGAGCAGCGCAAGGCCGATTGCGCCGGTGCCGATGCCGAGATCGGCAATCCTGCAATGGCCCCTTGCCGCGCAGGTCGCCTGCACAAAGTCGAGAACGGCGTCGACCAGGCACTCGGTGTCGGGGCGCGGCTCCAGCGTGGCGGAGGAAAGTTCGAGCTTGAGGCCGTAGAAATCCCTCGCGCCGAGAATGCGGTGCACCGGCATGCCGTTGAGCCGGTCAAACGCCGCCTGCGCCAGCCGCTCGCCGAGGCCGGTGGCCAGCGGCGCATCACCACCGGTCACCAGACGGTGCGCTTCAAGTCCGACAATGCCGGCGGTCAACAGCCGCGCATCGAGATCGGCCGTTTCGAGACAGGCCGCACGAAATGCCGAGCGCAGAACGATCCAGGCTTCGCCAATGGTCTGCGCGCCGGAGAGATCAGGCCTGATCATGGCCGCCAAGTGTCGCCAGCTGCCCGGCCTGATGGTCGGAAATCAGGGCATCGACGATCTCGTCGATCTCGCCCATCATCATCCGGTCAAGCTTGTAGAGTGTCAGGTTGATGCGGTGATCGGTGACACGGCCCTGCGGAAAATTATAGGTGCGGATCCGTTCCGACCGGTCGCCTGAACCAACCTGGCTCCGCCGCGATTGCGAGCGTTCGTCATCCGCCCTTTGCCGCTCGAGATCATAGAGCCTGGCGCGCAGCACCTGCATCGCCCGGGCGCGGTTCTGATGCTGCGATTTTTCCGACGACGTCACCACCAGGCCGGTCGGCAGATGGGTGATGCGCACCGCCGAATCGGTGGTATTGACGTGCTGCCCGCCGGCGCCCGACGCACGCATCGTGTCGATGCGGATATCATCCGGCCGGATTTCGATGTCGATGTCTTCGGCTTCGGGCAGCACCGCCACGGTCGCCGCCGAAGTGTGAATGCGGCCGCCGGATTCGGTTTCGGGAACCCGTTGCACCCGGTGCACGCCGGATTCGAATTTCAGCCGCGCGAACACGCCCTTGCCCGTCACCGT
This window harbors:
- a CDS encoding M23 family metallopeptidase, giving the protein MPNDEFLARQMGDQPPLLAGGRKPPDKREISLRWLSGTFMTGITSSLLMGVALFGALEGREQLAIPAEALAAADIGSSVTGSVEKGSRLVQSVVTAKPVDRAIMEVSTMVRDGDRDVVRRQPFAHVKIALAANHPGASAKTYPRFDPLKIFSAGDTEAASSVRTGVIYGAEVDSEISLRSVDFPLEAPPHPFAASMTLDEAEETVRTNGSVLTDGTVQLASLNYVDPRRFVSNHLELDFSASLNARVIAENVSVASYVPTGLDRVEYIDDIIPVRKSAHLSDILDGAGYSTEQYDAAKATLAGHIKIDKIPDQTVIRVGVEQSGESTRVIRMSVYHKAKHVITVALSDHNGFVLGNEPPPTPAVRSAFDDTATPVAAGRDLPNIYDGIYRAGLFYGMSTDMIGQIIRMLASNVDFQSPLKPTDTLEAFFSVTDESGAATEESELLFVNAKFGSNTVRLYRFQHPEDNSIDYYDEEGRSAQQFLLRNPVPNGKFRSGFGMRRHPILKYSRMHTGVDWSAPRGTPIIAAGNGVVEKAGWDSGGYGRQTIIRHANGYVSSYSHQNSIAKGIKPGARVRQGQVIGAVGSTGLSTGPHLHYELIVNGNKVDAMRIRLPDGKSLKDEAYVMFARERDRINTLLGIEMANKEIASR
- the clpB gene encoding ATP-dependent chaperone ClpB, which encodes MNIEKYSERVRGFIQSAQSKALADGHQQFMPEHLLKVLMDDDQGMASSLIERAGGRPADVRLANEAALAKLPKVTGGNGQLYLSQPVAKVFDTAEEAAKKAGDSFVTVERLLLALVIESSAGTSKILTNAGLTAQALNQAINEIRKGRTADSAGAEQGFDALKKYARDLTEAAREGKLDPVIGRDDEIRRTIQVLSRRTKNNPVLIGEPGVGKTAIAEGLALRIVNGDVPESLKDKRLMALDMGSLIAGAKYRGEFEERLKAVLSEIQADNGEIILFIDEMHTLVGAGKADGAMDASNLLKPALARGELHCVGATTLDEYRKHVEKDAALARRFQPVTVEEPTIEDTISILRGLKEKYEQHHKVRISDSALVSAAVLSNRYITDRFLPDKAIDLVDESAARLRMQVDSKPEELDELDRRIMQLKIEREALKKETDQASKDRLDRLDRELSDIEEKSDSLTARWQSEKHKLGLAADLKLKLEEARNDLAIAQRSGEYQRAGELAYAEIPALERQIEEAEAHAEGDAAGMVEETVTPDHIAHIVSRWTGIPVDRMLEGERDKLLRMEDEIGKRVVGQGEAVQAVSKAVRRARAGLQDPNRPMGSFIFLGPTGVGKTELTKALAEFLFDDETALIRMDMSEYMEKHSVSRLIGAPPGYVGYDEGGALTEAVRRRPYQVILFDEIEKAHPDVFNVLLQVLDDGRLTDGQGRTVDFRNTLIVMTSNLGSEYLAALSDDQDADAAREDVMGVVRSAFRPEFLNRIDEIILFHRLRRSEMGAIVDIQLSRLGKLLVDRKIEVKLDDEARDWLAEKGYDPAYGARPLKRVVQKYVQDPLAEKILLGEVGEGTQVRVSAGSDRLVFSISDEKPADDAAVHGEAA
- the prmC gene encoding peptide chain release factor N(5)-glutamine methyltransferase — translated: MIRPDLSGAQTIGEAWIVLRSAFRAACLETADLDARLLTAGIVGLEAHRLVTGGDAPLATGLGERLAQAAFDRLNGMPVHRILGARDFYGLKLELSSATLEPRPDTECLVDAVLDFVQATCAARGHCRIADLGIGTGAIGLALLAECPDAQCLGIDLSEEAVTTASENARRLGLSDRYRAKTGDWLSGLKERFDLIVSNPPYIPTADLAGLSREVREHDPELALDGGADGLAAYRIIAAQAADRLESAGEVALEIGIGQKDEVSALFIEAGFERSGVFADLGGVERVLCFKLSGPSKITSTDF
- the prfA gene encoding peptide chain release factor 1 produces the protein MARLPTQKIRELDRRFGEIEARMSAGPDADAYVKLATEYSELQPLVEGIRELDRAKAEQADLEAMLADRSSDREMRDLADAELHTVRDKIEALEQRIEIMLLPKDAADERSAIVEIRAGTGGSEAALFAGDLFRMYERYASSRGWRVEVLSASEGEAGGYKEIIATVTGKGVFARLKFESGVHRVQRVPETESGGRIHTSAATVAVLPEAEDIDIEIRPDDIRIDTMRASGAGGQHVNTTDSAVRITHLPTGLVVTSSEKSQHQNRARAMQVLRARLYDLERQRADDERSQSRRSQVGSGDRSERIRTYNFPQGRVTDHRINLTLYKLDRMMMGEIDEIVDALISDHQAGQLATLGGHDQA